From the genome of Flavobacterium ovatum, one region includes:
- a CDS encoding ATP-binding protein, translating to MKISFKKTYKFAIKSAFYISLFSTGFVVLLVAIMFASSYEQLWWFGIIFSVILFLFSFLVLQYRVERFIYRRVKKIYDDVSLLESSTLINQPITTDMETLTREVKKFATDKKLEIELLQVREEYRRDFLGNVSHELKTPLFTVQGYISTLLDGAMEDKLIRKKYLRRAEKGVERLIYIVEDLDMITKLEAGDLNLEYSEFDIYELIQNVFDLLEMKAEKKNISLTFDNSSALPNYVRGDRDRIQQVIENLIVNSIKYGKENGATEVSVVNLTKKKVLVRVSDNGGGIEKQHLPRLFERFYRVNKSGSREEGGSGLGLAIVKHIIEAHKEKIYVESDFGVGSEFSFTLERPNFKKKLG from the coding sequence ATGAAAATTAGTTTTAAAAAAACATACAAATTTGCTATAAAATCAGCTTTTTATATCAGCCTTTTTTCGACTGGTTTTGTTGTTTTATTGGTTGCAATAATGTTTGCATCTTCCTATGAGCAACTATGGTGGTTTGGGATTATTTTTAGTGTAATTCTTTTTCTTTTTTCTTTTTTAGTATTGCAATATCGTGTAGAGCGTTTTATTTATAGACGTGTCAAAAAAATATATGACGATGTTTCTTTGTTGGAGTCAAGTACATTGATTAATCAGCCTATTACCACTGATATGGAAACCTTGACAAGAGAAGTCAAGAAATTTGCAACCGATAAAAAGTTAGAAATTGAATTGCTTCAAGTACGTGAAGAATACCGTAGAGATTTTTTAGGGAATGTTTCTCATGAACTTAAAACGCCTTTGTTTACCGTTCAAGGATATATTTCCACGTTGCTGGATGGCGCTATGGAAGATAAACTAATTCGTAAAAAATATTTAAGACGTGCTGAAAAAGGGGTGGAACGTTTGATTTATATTGTTGAAGACCTGGATATGATTACTAAATTAGAAGCAGGAGATTTGAATTTGGAATATTCTGAATTTGATATTTATGAATTGATTCAAAATGTATTTGATCTTTTGGAAATGAAAGCGGAGAAGAAGAATATTTCATTGACTTTTGATAACAGTAGTGCTTTGCCTAATTATGTAAGAGGAGATCGTGATAGGATCCAACAAGTAATTGAAAACTTAATTGTCAATTCTATAAAGTATGGTAAGGAGAATGGCGCAACTGAGGTTTCGGTTGTGAATTTGACAAAGAAAAAAGTATTAGTTCGTGTTAGTGATAATGGCGGTGGAATTGAAAAACAGCATTTACCGCGACTTTTTGAGCGTTTTTATAGAGTTAATAAGAGTGGATCACGAGAAGAAGGTGGTTCTGGTTTGGGATTAGCTATTGTTAAGCATATTATTGAAGCTCATAAAGAGAAAATTTATGTGGAAAGTGATTTTGGAGTAGGTTCTGAGTTCTCGTTTACGCTTGAGAGACCAAACTTTAAAAAGAAATTGGGTTAA
- a CDS encoding response regulator transcription factor, which produces MKNKNTKILLVDDEPDILEIVGYNLAQEGYQIFTASNGKEAIVKAKKEIPDLIIMDVMMPEMDGMEACENIRKIPELSKVIITFLTARSEDYSQVAGFDVGADDYITKPIKPKLLVSKVKALLRRLVESDQDSETLNVGGIEINREEYKIVMDGQEISLPRKEFELFYLLASKPGKVFKRDEILDKVWGNEVVVGGRTIDVHIRKLREKIGEELFKTIKGVGYKFEV; this is translated from the coding sequence ATGAAAAACAAGAACACTAAAATTTTACTAGTAGATGACGAGCCGGATATCTTGGAAATTGTAGGGTATAACCTTGCACAAGAGGGCTATCAAATTTTTACAGCATCAAATGGTAAAGAGGCTATTGTAAAAGCTAAAAAAGAAATTCCAGACTTAATTATCATGGATGTGATGATGCCAGAGATGGACGGAATGGAAGCTTGTGAGAATATTAGAAAAATTCCTGAATTGAGTAAAGTTATTATTACATTCTTAACTGCTAGAAGTGAGGATTATTCTCAAGTTGCTGGTTTTGATGTAGGAGCTGACGATTATATTACGAAGCCTATTAAACCTAAATTATTAGTAAGTAAAGTAAAAGCTTTGTTGAGAAGGTTGGTAGAGTCGGATCAAGATAGTGAAACCTTAAATGTAGGTGGTATCGAAATAAACCGAGAAGAATATAAAATTGTAATGGACGGTCAAGAGATTTCTTTGCCAAGAAAAGAATTTGAATTGTTTTATTTATTAGCATCAAAACCTGGGAAAGTTTTTAAAAGAGATGAAATTCTAGATAAAGTTTGGGGTAATGAAGTAGTAGTGGGCGGAAGAACGATTGATGTTCATATTCGTAAATTACGTGAAAAAATTGGGGAGGAATTATTCAAAACTATAAAAGGAGTAGGTTATAAATTTGAAGTATAG
- a CDS encoding TonB-dependent receptor, translating into MKLRLIIITLFICTISFSQNKGTITGVLTDKELNNETLPFANVILKGTKANTTTDIDGKYILNVLPGNYVIQFSYVGYEPIEMPVTIVSGKTVSISKALAPGGYKLDDVIIKTVASRQKESALLLDQKNAVSFKAAIGAEEISRKGVNDVASAVTKVSGISKQEDSGNVFVRGLGDRYNVTTLNGLPLPSNNPSNKNILLDIFSTNIVDNIGVSKTFEAQNYADFAGANINISSKKFTGSPFITVSLGTGANSNVLKLDHFYLQDGPSYTGFKTVGIPNSPLLPSSYATSWDRKENKNTLNAFYTLSAGKKFNISEQGTLSTFVTGSFSAKNKYTEGYSRGSLTSDGQINADFYRKAYKHSTTSTVMGTADYKINNNNSILFTSLFLNSSDQDYSEYEGTNVNFDGGGDRTQQISGLIKRGTFERTQLYVNQLVGKNKFNEQWDLNWGVGYSIVNNTIPDRMQNSFVHAADGINYTFFTNSNIHNHRFFQDLKEKEFSSNIALSYNFNKEDKEDKEDTYKGKATFGYSGKLKKVDYTMTQFSFFPDRTTLSFSKEDINNVDYYFNAANFNSSSANPALNQSYNGNLDINAAFANVQYSLTDKLSIILGTRLEQTTQNVLFYSFKKPRGESSNDSKFNILPSLISKYTLTDKQNVKFSFSKTYTLPQFKEKVGITYEDVAQAYLGNVDLYASTNYNVDLGWEFFPKTGELISVTAFGKIIKNPINEMFLNSSSNDISYANTGEKATVAGIELELRKDIFENENGKNLKTKLSYDLNGSYLYSNQDLSNKKVNDENAFGANFTFTESKLSGASNFLANANLSFLKEFAEYKDITATVSYSYFSDKLAVIGSSNIGNMVDKAVNKLDFVINSNISKSIKIGLIYNNILNPTFNRVLEQGKVPGKSAVGDILVTSYKSGSDIRLTLNYTF; encoded by the coding sequence ATGAAACTTAGATTAATAATTATTACACTTTTTATCTGTACAATTTCCTTTTCTCAGAACAAAGGAACCATTACAGGAGTACTAACGGACAAAGAGCTAAACAATGAAACTTTACCTTTTGCTAATGTTATTTTAAAAGGAACTAAAGCAAACACAACAACTGATATTGATGGGAAATACATATTAAATGTTTTGCCAGGAAACTATGTTATCCAATTTAGTTATGTAGGATACGAACCTATTGAAATGCCCGTAACCATTGTTAGCGGAAAAACTGTTTCAATAAGCAAAGCACTAGCACCTGGTGGTTACAAACTTGACGATGTAATTATTAAAACTGTTGCAAGTCGACAAAAAGAGTCGGCTTTATTATTAGACCAAAAGAATGCAGTTTCTTTTAAAGCTGCCATTGGAGCTGAGGAAATATCTAGAAAAGGAGTTAATGATGTTGCAAGTGCTGTAACTAAAGTTAGCGGAATATCTAAGCAAGAAGATTCAGGAAATGTTTTTGTGAGAGGACTTGGAGATCGTTACAACGTTACTACTTTAAACGGCCTTCCATTACCATCAAACAATCCTTCTAATAAAAACATACTTCTAGACATCTTCTCAACAAATATTGTAGACAACATTGGAGTTAGTAAAACATTTGAAGCTCAAAACTATGCCGATTTTGCAGGAGCAAATATAAATATCAGCTCAAAAAAATTCACTGGCTCTCCTTTTATTACCGTTTCACTTGGTACAGGAGCAAACTCAAACGTTTTGAAATTAGATCATTTTTATTTACAAGACGGCCCTTCTTATACTGGATTTAAAACAGTGGGAATTCCAAATTCACCTTTACTACCTTCTAGCTATGCAACGAGTTGGGACAGGAAAGAAAACAAGAATACATTAAATGCATTCTACACATTATCGGCTGGAAAAAAATTCAACATTAGTGAACAAGGAACCTTAAGTACTTTCGTAACGGGATCATTCAGCGCAAAAAACAAATATACAGAAGGATACAGCAGAGGAAGTTTAACTTCTGACGGACAAATAAATGCCGATTTTTACAGAAAAGCATACAAGCATAGTACAACATCAACCGTTATGGGTACAGCTGATTACAAAATCAACAACAATAACTCAATATTATTCACATCGTTATTCTTAAACTCAAGTGACCAAGACTATAGTGAATACGAAGGAACTAATGTAAATTTTGATGGTGGTGGTGATCGTACACAACAAATTTCTGGATTAATTAAGCGTGGAACATTCGAAAGAACTCAATTATATGTAAATCAATTAGTAGGTAAAAATAAGTTCAATGAGCAATGGGATTTAAATTGGGGAGTAGGATATAGTATTGTGAATAACACCATACCAGACCGTATGCAAAACTCTTTTGTACATGCCGCTGATGGTATAAACTACACTTTCTTTACTAACTCTAACATCCATAATCATCGGTTTTTTCAGGATTTAAAAGAAAAAGAATTCTCTTCAAATATTGCACTTTCTTACAATTTCAACAAAGAAGACAAAGAAGACAAAGAAGACACTTATAAAGGTAAAGCAACATTTGGTTATTCTGGAAAATTGAAAAAGGTAGATTACACTATGACACAATTTTCATTCTTCCCAGACAGAACAACATTATCATTCTCCAAAGAAGATATTAACAATGTTGACTATTATTTTAATGCGGCAAATTTTAACTCATCTTCCGCTAACCCAGCACTGAATCAATCCTACAATGGAAATTTAGATATTAATGCGGCATTTGCAAATGTACAGTATTCGTTAACGGATAAATTAAGTATTATACTTGGTACCCGATTAGAACAAACTACACAAAATGTTTTGTTTTATTCATTTAAGAAACCAAGAGGAGAAAGTTCAAATGACTCTAAATTCAATATTTTACCAAGTTTAATTTCGAAATACACACTAACCGACAAACAAAACGTAAAGTTCTCTTTTAGCAAAACATACACATTGCCTCAGTTTAAAGAAAAAGTTGGAATTACATACGAAGATGTAGCGCAAGCATACCTAGGAAACGTAGATTTATATGCTTCAACAAATTACAATGTAGATTTAGGTTGGGAATTTTTCCCAAAAACTGGAGAATTAATTTCTGTAACGGCTTTTGGAAAAATCATTAAAAACCCTATTAATGAAATGTTTTTGAACTCTTCTTCAAATGACATATCCTATGCTAATACAGGTGAAAAAGCAACTGTTGCTGGAATTGAATTAGAACTTAGAAAAGACATTTTTGAAAACGAAAATGGCAAGAATCTAAAAACAAAACTATCGTATGACTTAAACGGATCCTACCTTTACAGTAATCAGGATTTAAGCAATAAAAAAGTAAATGATGAAAATGCATTTGGAGCTAATTTTACCTTTACAGAAAGCAAACTATCCGGAGCTTCTAATTTTCTAGCCAATGCTAACCTTTCATTCTTAAAAGAATTTGCAGAATACAAGGACATCACAGCAACAGTGTCTTACTCTTATTTTTCAGATAAATTAGCTGTAATAGGAAGTTCAAATATAGGAAACATGGTAGACAAAGCAGTTAATAAATTAGACTTCGTCATAAATTCAAATATTAGCAAAAGCATAAAGATAGGATTGATTTATAACAATATCCTAAACCCGACATTCAACCGCGTATTAGAACAAGGAAAAGTACCCGGAAAAAGTGCTGTAGGTGATATATTAGTAACCTCCTATAAATCAGGATCAGACATAAGGCTTACTTTAAACTATACCTTTTAA
- a CDS encoding T9SS type A sorting domain-containing protein translates to MTKNYFYIILLLAFLGSFSVNAQDTKQQPKTQESTTIEGLSLYPNPVNGGKVSISTKNDSNKEIIIFDLLGKKIFQTQLSGKELNISNLSPGVYIIKINEDGATATRKLIVR, encoded by the coding sequence ATGACAAAAAACTACTTTTATATTATTCTCTTATTGGCTTTCCTTGGTTCCTTTAGCGTCAATGCTCAGGATACTAAACAACAGCCTAAAACGCAAGAAAGCACCACAATTGAGGGCTTAAGCTTGTACCCAAACCCTGTGAATGGTGGCAAAGTATCCATCTCAACAAAAAATGATTCCAACAAAGAAATTATCATTTTTGATTTGTTAGGAAAGAAAATATTCCAAACTCAACTTAGCGGTAAAGAACTAAATATTTCTAATTTATCTCCTGGCGTATACATCATTAAGATAAATGAAGACGGAGCGACAGCTACAAGAAAATTAATTGTACGATAA
- a CDS encoding acyl transferase, with translation MISTTDIFTISSQKQFEKIALKTFRYQYENNRVYQEFCNYLKTDVQKVKILEQIPFLPIQFFKSHTVVSNNNPIEVTFTSSGTTGMITSKHLVTDVSIYEESYLKAFSEFYGNIEDYVVLALLPSYLEREGSSLIHMVEDLIQRTNRPESGFYLHNHDELIKNLIELDESGQNVILIGVTYALLDLIEKQTFQLQNTIIMETGGMKGKRKEMIREELHEILCTGFGVTAIHSEYGMTELLSQAYSLGEGVFECPSWIQILVRETEDALTYVSSGKTGGINVIDLANINSCSFIATQDLGKKNPNNSFEVLGRFDNSDIRGCNLMVL, from the coding sequence TTGATCTCAACTACTGATATATTCACTATTTCTTCACAAAAGCAATTTGAGAAAATCGCCTTGAAAACATTTCGTTATCAATACGAAAATAATCGTGTATACCAAGAGTTTTGTAATTACTTAAAGACTGATGTTCAAAAAGTAAAAATTTTAGAACAAATTCCGTTTTTACCCATTCAGTTTTTCAAAAGCCATACTGTAGTAAGTAACAACAATCCTATTGAAGTCACTTTTACTAGTAGCGGAACAACAGGAATGATTACCAGCAAACATCTCGTTACTGATGTTTCCATTTATGAAGAAAGCTACCTAAAAGCCTTTTCTGAATTCTATGGTAACATTGAAGATTATGTTGTATTAGCTCTTTTACCATCTTATTTAGAACGCGAAGGCTCTTCTTTGATTCATATGGTTGAAGATTTAATTCAACGCACCAATCGACCTGAAAGCGGCTTTTACCTTCACAACCACGATGAACTTATTAAAAACCTCATCGAACTAGACGAATCTGGACAAAATGTAATTTTAATCGGTGTTACCTATGCCTTATTAGACTTGATCGAAAAACAAACTTTTCAACTGCAAAATACCATCATAATGGAAACAGGAGGCATGAAAGGAAAACGCAAGGAAATGATTCGCGAAGAATTGCACGAAATACTCTGTACTGGTTTTGGAGTCACTGCTATCCATTCGGAATACGGGATGACCGAATTACTATCGCAAGCGTATTCCCTTGGTGAAGGCGTATTCGAATGTCCATCATGGATACAAATCTTGGTTCGTGAAACAGAAGACGCTTTAACCTATGTTTCTTCTGGAAAAACAGGTGGAATCAACGTTATTGACTTAGCCAATATCAATTCCTGCTCCTTTATTGCCACACAAGATTTAGGCAAAAAAAATCCCAACAACTCTTTCGAGGTATTGGGACGTTTTGATAATTCTGATATTCGCGGGTGCAACTTGATGGTACTTTGA
- the tyrS gene encoding tyrosine--tRNA ligase: MKNFIEEVTWRGMLHDVMPGTEEHLMEQMRVAYVGIDPTADSLHIGHLVGVMLLKHFQIAGHKPLALVGGATGMIGDPSGKSNERNLLDEPTLRHNQEAIKGQLSRFLDFTSDTENAAELVNNYDWMKDFSFLEFIRDVGKHITVNYMMAKDSVKKRLSSEAAEGMSFTEFTYQLVQGYDFLHLYREKACTLQMGGSDQWGNITTGTELVRRIASGKAYALTCPLITKADGTKFGKSEGGNIWLDAARTSPYKFYQYWLNTSDVDAEKYIKIFTFLSKEDIESLTIEHREAPHLRLLQKRLAEEITVMVHSAADLENAIKASGILFGNSNADDLKQLDAATFLEVFDGVPQAEIAKSDLENGIEIIAVLNDKTGFFKSNGEARRALTANSISVNREKVKEDFMLTSEDLINDQFVLLQSGKKNYFVVRVV, encoded by the coding sequence GAATGCTCCACGATGTTATGCCAGGTACTGAAGAACATTTGATGGAACAAATGCGTGTGGCGTATGTGGGAATTGACCCAACTGCGGATTCATTACATATTGGGCATTTGGTTGGAGTGATGTTGTTGAAGCATTTTCAAATAGCAGGACACAAACCTTTGGCTTTAGTAGGTGGGGCAACTGGAATGATTGGTGATCCATCAGGAAAATCTAACGAAAGAAATTTGCTGGACGAACCTACTTTACGTCACAATCAGGAAGCGATAAAAGGGCAATTGTCTCGTTTCTTAGATTTTACTTCGGATACTGAAAATGCTGCGGAACTTGTAAATAATTACGACTGGATGAAGGATTTTTCTTTTTTGGAATTCATTCGCGATGTAGGTAAGCATATTACAGTTAATTATATGATGGCAAAAGACTCTGTAAAGAAACGTTTGTCTTCTGAAGCGGCTGAGGGAATGTCTTTTACTGAGTTTACTTACCAGTTGGTTCAAGGGTATGATTTTTTGCATTTATATAGAGAAAAGGCCTGTACGTTACAAATGGGAGGAAGTGATCAATGGGGGAATATTACCACTGGAACTGAGCTTGTACGTAGAATAGCAAGCGGTAAAGCGTATGCCTTAACTTGTCCGTTAATTACTAAAGCTGATGGAACTAAGTTTGGGAAATCCGAAGGTGGAAACATCTGGTTGGATGCCGCAAGAACATCTCCTTATAAATTTTATCAATATTGGTTGAATACCTCTGATGTTGATGCAGAAAAATACATCAAGATTTTTACTTTTTTATCGAAAGAAGACATAGAATCGTTGACAATAGAGCATAGAGAAGCACCGCATTTGCGTTTGTTACAAAAACGTTTGGCAGAAGAAATTACCGTTATGGTACATTCTGCAGCCGATTTGGAAAATGCGATTAAAGCATCTGGAATTCTTTTTGGAAACTCTAATGCCGATGATTTGAAGCAATTGGACGCAGCTACTTTTTTAGAAGTTTTTGACGGTGTTCCTCAAGCTGAAATAGCAAAGAGTGATCTAGAGAACGGAATTGAAATTATAGCTGTTTTGAATGATAAAACAGGTTTTTTTAAATCGAATGGAGAGGCTAGAAGAGCTTTGACAGCTAATTCTATTTCTGTAAATAGAGAAAAAGTGAAAGAAGATTTTATGCTTACGTCTGAGGATTTAATCAACGATCAATTTGTGTTATTACAAAGCGGAAAGAAGAATTATTTTGTAGTGAGAGTAGTTTAA